The Acropora palmata chromosome 10, jaAcrPala1.3, whole genome shotgun sequence genome contains a region encoding:
- the LOC141895274 gene encoding uncharacterized protein LOC141895274 produces MDNQAGKGRNFGSPRLDFHLLGDLQTLREFLEKYVNIAIEKGNQAEEGAVYGFLGNVYFSHSDFRKAVEYHEKHLKIAQEIGDRAGEGTGYGNLGNAYNSLGDFRKAIECHEKHLNIAKEIRDRAGEGRAHANLGHAYDSLGDFRKAIEYFEKSLKIAKEIGDHAGEGKAYGGLGNTYHSLGDFRKAIEYHEKHLNIAKKIGNRAGEGAAYGNLGNDYESLSDFPKAIEYLEKHLKIAKEIGDRAGEGRGYGNLGNAYNSLGDFRKAIEYHEKCLKIAKETGDRAGEGKAYGRLGNTYHSLGDFRKAIEYKEHDLKIAIEIGDRAREGGAYGGLGNTYHSLGDFRKAIDYNEHDLKIAIEIGDRAGEGGAYGRLGNAYISMGDFRKAIVYHEKHLKIAKEIGNRAGEGGAYGNLGNAYHSLGDFRKAIEYHEHDLNIAIEIGNRAGEGGAYGNLGRAYKSLGDFRKAIEYHENNLKIAKEIGDRAGEGRAYGNLGNAHNSLGDFRKAIEYHKNNLKIVMEIDYRAEKGSALGNLGNAYYSLGEFGKAIQYLEKHLKNAKEIGDRAGEGKAYGNLGNAYYMLSDFRKAIEYHKKHLKIATEIRDRVGEGGAYANLGNAQNSLCDFRKAIEYHEKHLKIAKEFGDQAGEGRAYGNLGNAYLGLHDLRKAIEYYEKDLKIAKETGDSFGEGRTYHNFGVAYFNLGQFDIAVDNLVSAVDVFTTLRSLLKSEDNWKITFRELHETTYTFLWKSLLRIGKINEALFAADQGRAQTLYDNLMIRYGLASPLSCTTFDSKETTIRLFTELSSQIIFLGLEGLKINIWFLSRGQKVSFRHGKLEADIREEDPIRALLEAALRKIGAEVEVRCEDRTFDDFDNECSSSSEVCEVVEKPRQSSDNPFRPFYKAVIGPIVDLLRSQYDELVIVSDGALCFTPWAAIVESIRIRTIPSLTSYQLISSVPESQHKKTGALLVGNPCLNELEKPPLDLPYAQEEVEMIASILNTRPLTGREATKAEVIKRMSSVGLIHIAAHGNKHTGEICLSPNPGWTSRFPQKKDFILKMSDVLAANLRARLVVLSCCHSGRGRILKGEGVVGIARAFLASGARSVLISLWAIDDEATMMFMKSFYQHLKEGKTASVAVYETMKSLRESEKFSEMRYWAPFQLLGDDVKIEFEADDVVKN; encoded by the coding sequence ATGGATAACCAGGCCGGGAAAGGAAGAAACTTCGGCAGTCCAAGATTAGATTTCCACTTACTAGGTGACTTACAAACACTTCGTGAGTTTCTTGAAAAGTACGTGAACATTGCCATAGAAAAAGGCAATCAGGCCGAAGAGGGAGCCGTCTATGGATTTCTTGGTAACGTTTACTTTTCACATAGTGACTTTCGAAAAGCtgttgagtatcatgaaaaacacttgaaaattgcacaagagaTCGGTGATCGGGCAGGAGAAGGAACAGGCTATGGAAATCTAGGTAACGCTTACAACTCACTAGGTGACtttcgaaaagccattgagtgccatgaaaaacatttgaatattgcaaaagaaatcaggGATCGAGCAGGAGAGGGAAGAGCCCATGCAAATCTAGGTCATGCGTACGACTCACtaggtgacttccgaaaagccattgagtattttgaaaaatctttgaaaattgcaaaagaaatcggcgATCATGCAGGAGAAGGAAAAGCCTATGGAGGTCTCGGTAATACTTaccactcactgggtgacttccgaaaagccattgagtatcatgaaaaacatttgaatattgcaaaaaaaatcggTAATCgcgccggagaaggagcagcctatggaaatctcggtaatgatTACGAATCACTAAGTGACTTTccaaaagccattgagtatcttgaaaaacatttgaaaattgcaaaagaaataggtgatcgggcaggagaaggaagaggctatggaaatctcggcaaCGCTTACAACTCACTAGGTGACTTTCGAAAAGcaattgagtatcatgaaaaatgtttgaaaattgcaaaagaaaccgGTGATCGCGCTGGAGAaggaaaagcctatggaaGGCTCGGTAATACTTaccactcactgggtgacttccgaaaagccattgagtataaAGAACacgatttgaaaattgcaatagaaatcggtgatcgcgctcgagaaggaggagcctatggaggACTCGGTAATACTTaccactcactgggtgacttccgaaaagccattgactatAATGAACacgatttgaaaattgcaatagaaatcggtgatcgcgctggagaaggaggagcctatggaagactcggtaatgcttacatctcaatgggtgacttccgaaaagccattgtgtatcatgagaaacatttgaaaattgcaaaagaaatcggtaatcgcgccggagaaggaggagcctatggaaatctcggtaatgcttaccactcactgggtgacttccgaaaagccattgagtatcatgaacaCGATTTGAacattgcaatagaaatcggtaatcgcgccggagaaggaggagcctatggaaatctcggtagagcttacaagtcactcggtgacttccgaaaagcgattgagtatcatgaaaacaatttgaaaattgcaaaagaaataggtgatcgggccggagaaggaagagcctatggaaatctcggtaatgctcaCAACTCACtcggtgacttccgaaaagcaattgagtatcataaaaacaatttgaaaattgtaatGGAAATCGATTATCGGGCCGAAAAAGGAAGTGCCcttggaaatcttggtaatgcTTACTATTCATTGGGTGAATTTGGAAAAGCAATTCAGTaccttgaaaaacatttgaaaaatgcaaaagaaatcggtgatcgggcaggagaaggaaaagcctatggaaatctcggtaatgcttactaCATGCTGAGTGACtttcgaaaagccattgagtatcataaaaaacatttgaaaatagcAACAGAAATCAGAGATCGGGtaggagaaggaggagcctatgcgaatctcggtaatgctcaAAACTCACTctgtgacttccgaaaagccattgaatatcatgaaaaacatttgaaaattgcaaaagaattcGGTGATCaggctggagaaggaagagcctatggaaatctcggtaatgcttacctcGGACTGCATGACTtacgaaaagccattgagtattatgaaaaagacttgaaaattgcaaaagaaaccgGCGATAGCTTCGGAGAGGGAAGGACTTATCACAACTTTGGCGTGGCATACTTTAATCTTGGACAGTTTGACATTGCAGTAGATAATTTGGTTTCTGCTGTGGATGTCTTTACTACATTGAGATCTCTATTGAAGTCTGAAGATAATTGGAAAATAACATTTCGAGAGCTGCATGAGACGACGTACACTTTCTTATGGAAGTCATTGCTAAGAATTGGAAAGATCAACGAGGCTTTGTTTGCTGCTGATCAAGGACGAGCGCAGACTTTGTATGACAATTTGATGATTCGCTATGGACTCGCTTCGCCCTTATCATGTACCACATTTGACTCCAAGGAGACAACAATTCGCCTCTTCACAGAGCTTTCTTCGCAAATTATCTTTCTCGGACTTGAAGGACTTAAGATCAACATTTGGTTTCTGAGCAGGGGTCAGAAAGTTTCATTTCGGCACGGGAAGCTAGAGGCTGATATCAGAGAGGAAGATCCCATACGCGCCTTACTAGAAGCAGCTTTAAGAAAAATCGGAGCTGAAGTCGAAGTGAGATGCGAAGATCGCACATTTGATGACTTCGACAATGAATGCTCGTCTAGCAGCGAAGTTTGCGAAGTAGTGGAAAAGCCACGTCAGTCTTCAGACAATCCTTTCAGGCCATTTTATAAAGCCGTTATTGGTCCAATTGTTGACTTGCTGCGATCTCAATACgacgagttggtcattgtttcTGACGGTGCGCTGTGCTTTACGCCATGGGCCGCAATTGTTGAATCGATTAGGATTCGCACTATTCCTTCTCTTACcagttatcaattgatctcAAGTGTACCCGAGAGCCAACACAAGAAGACAGGGGCGcttttggtcggaaatccATGCTTAAACGAGTTGGAGAAACCTCCACTCGACTTACCATATGCTCAAGAGGaagtagaaatgattgcatcaaTTCTTAACACTAGACCTCTAACAGGGAGAgaggcaacaaaagctgaagtgataaaacggatgtcgtcagttggtttaattcaCATTGCTGCCCACGGAAACAAGCACACGGGAGAAATTTGCTTGTCCCCAAACCCTGGATGGACTTCGAGGTTCCCGCAAAAGAaggattttattttgaaaatgtccgaTGTGCTAGCAGCCAAtcttcgagctcgtcttgtggtcttaagttgctgtcacagtggacgaggcCGAATCTTGAAGGGTGAGGGTGTGGTTggtatcgcacgtgccttcttggcatctggtgctcgttctgtgttgaTATCCCTGTGGGCAATAGACGACGAAGCTACCATgatgttcatgaaaagtttctaccaacacctgaaggaaggaaaaaccgcTAGTGTTGCTGTTTACGAAACCATGAAATCACTTCGCGAATCTGAGAAGTTTTCTGAGATGAGGTactgggctccattccaaCTTCTCGGAGATGACGTCAAGATTGAATTCGAAGCAGATGATGTCGTTAAAAATTAG
- the LOC141894279 gene encoding serine/threonine/tyrosine-interacting-like protein 1 isoform X2: MSSSGTILCECTVVYNILNQGGEFPRLSDPNYLLILDTRESRDYNESHIITAKYAPRNDIGAFTVPSDAELETKQHVVVYDSTTSSLKDKNSMALSCAKLMWEMGSKNPIKIIKGGYQEFSALYPYLRTQKIIYMPRELDAIATYPVEIIPGFLYVATFKQSQDHNIIKDLNVKGNVIVAKETDSIFSPHSTILGRAEKRVNQVFTVPVEDSGNEDLYSYFSDIVAFIDDHRMPDGHTVLLSSILGISRSVTVAIAYCMWSKKLALKIQTVILEKTGN, encoded by the exons ATGTCTTCATCAGGCACTATTCTTTGCGAATGTACAGTTGTTTATAATATTCTTAATCAG GGAGGGGAGTTTCCAAGACTGAGTGATCCAAATTATCTGCTAATTTTag ATACAAGAGAAAGTCGTGACTATAATGAAAGCCATATCATAACAGCTAAATATGCTCCACGG aatGACATTGGTGCATTCACAGTTCCCAGTGATGCTGAGTTGGAAACAAAGCAACATGTTGTAGTTTATGACAGTACAACGAGTTCACTTAAAGACAAAA ATAGTATGGCACTTTCTTGTGCCAAGCTCATGTGGGAGATGGGCAGCAAGAATCCAATTAAAATTATCAAAG GTGGATACCAAGAATTTTCAGCCTTGTACCCATATCTCCGAACGCAGAAGATTATCTACATGCCAAGG GAACTGGATGCAATTGCTACATACCCAGTGGAAATTATTCCTGGTTTTCTTTACGTGGCAACTTTCAAACAGTCTCAGGACCACAACATCATCAAGGATCTCAATGTCAAAGGAAATGTGATTGTTGCAAAAGAAACAGACTCAAT TTTTTCCCCACATAGTACTATTCTTGGACGAGCTGAGAAGAGAGTCAATCAAGTTTTCACTGTCCCAGTAGAAGATAGTGGCAATGAGGATCTCTACTCATACTTTTCAGACATTGTTGCTTTTATTG ATGATCATAGAATGCCGGATGGCCACACAGTCCTTCTGAGTTCAATTCTTGGGATAAGTCGCAGTGTGACAGTAGCAATAGCTTATTGCATGTGGAGTAAGAAGCTCGCCCTGAAG ATACAAACGGTAATCTTGGAAAAGACTGGAAACTAA
- the LOC141894279 gene encoding serine/threonine/tyrosine-interacting-like protein 1 isoform X1, whose product MSSSGTILCECTVVYNILNQGGEFPRLSDPNYLLILDTRESRDYNESHIITAKYAPRNDIGAFTVPSDAELETKQHVVVYDSTTSSLKDKNSMALSCAKLMWEMGSKNPIKIIKGGYQEFSALYPYLRTQKIIYMPRELDAIATYPVEIIPGFLYVATFKQSQDHNIIKDLNVKGNVIVAKETDSIFSPHSTILGRAEKRVNQVFTVPVEDSGNEDLYSYFSDIVAFIDDHRMPDGHTVLLSSILGISRSVTVAIAYCMWSKKLALKDAYNHVKKCKENMQPTRGFIEQLSRWEEKLFGSTVTDITEPNY is encoded by the exons ATGTCTTCATCAGGCACTATTCTTTGCGAATGTACAGTTGTTTATAATATTCTTAATCAG GGAGGGGAGTTTCCAAGACTGAGTGATCCAAATTATCTGCTAATTTTag ATACAAGAGAAAGTCGTGACTATAATGAAAGCCATATCATAACAGCTAAATATGCTCCACGG aatGACATTGGTGCATTCACAGTTCCCAGTGATGCTGAGTTGGAAACAAAGCAACATGTTGTAGTTTATGACAGTACAACGAGTTCACTTAAAGACAAAA ATAGTATGGCACTTTCTTGTGCCAAGCTCATGTGGGAGATGGGCAGCAAGAATCCAATTAAAATTATCAAAG GTGGATACCAAGAATTTTCAGCCTTGTACCCATATCTCCGAACGCAGAAGATTATCTACATGCCAAGG GAACTGGATGCAATTGCTACATACCCAGTGGAAATTATTCCTGGTTTTCTTTACGTGGCAACTTTCAAACAGTCTCAGGACCACAACATCATCAAGGATCTCAATGTCAAAGGAAATGTGATTGTTGCAAAAGAAACAGACTCAAT TTTTTCCCCACATAGTACTATTCTTGGACGAGCTGAGAAGAGAGTCAATCAAGTTTTCACTGTCCCAGTAGAAGATAGTGGCAATGAGGATCTCTACTCATACTTTTCAGACATTGTTGCTTTTATTG ATGATCATAGAATGCCGGATGGCCACACAGTCCTTCTGAGTTCAATTCTTGGGATAAGTCGCAGTGTGACAGTAGCAATAGCTTATTGCATGTGGAGTAAGAAGCTCGCCCTGAAG GATGCATATAATCATGTAAAGAAATGTAAGGAAAATATGCAGCCAACAAGGGGATTTATTGAGCAATTGTCACGCTGGGAAGAAAAGCTGTTTGGTTCCACTGTCACTGATATCACAGAACCGAATTATTGA
- the LOC141894278 gene encoding malate dehydrogenase, mitochondrial-like, which translates to MLSRSAFRLRGANKAIRCFSVASQHQQKVAVLGAAGGIGQPMSLLMKQSPAISHLALYDIVNTPGVVADISHINTSAKVTSHQGPDDLKGALEGSAAVVIPAGVPRKPGMTRDDLFNTNASIVQTLTEACAKFCPKAIICIISNPVNSTVPIASEVYKKAGVYDPARILGVTTLDIVRANAFVAEAKGVNVDDVNVPVIGGHSGVTILPLLSQTTPKVSFTNEEVEKLTDRIQNAGTEVVNAKAGSGSATLSMAYAGTRFVTSVLDALNGKSGVVECAFVQSDICGTGYFASPVELGPNGVKSNLGIGELSDYEKGKLDEVITELKKNIKKGEDFVSGK; encoded by the exons ATGCTTTCAAGAAGTGCATTTCGTTTAAGAGGAGCCAACAAGGCAATCAGGTGCTTTTCTGTGGCTTCGCAG CACCAACAAAAAGTCGCTGTACTTGGTGCAGCAGGAGGAATCGGTCAGCCTATGTCGCTGTTGATGAAACAGTCACCAGCGATCAGCCATTTGGCCCTGTATGATATCGTCAACACACCAG GTGTTGTAGCTGATATAAGTCACATCAATACTTCAGCTAAG GTCACCAGTCATCAAGGACCAGATGATTTAAAGGGTGCCCTTGAGGGCAGCGCTGCCGTGGTCATCCCTGCTGGTGTCCCTAGAAAGCCAG GAATGACACGTGATGATCTTTTCAACACAAATGCATCCATTGTGCAAACACTTACGGAAGCCTGTGCAAA GTTTTGCCCGAAAGCCATAATTTGCATTATTTCAAATCCT gTTAATTCTACAGTACCCATTGCAAGTGAGGTCTACAAAAAGGCTGGTGTATATGATCCAGCAAG aatctTAGGTGTCACAACATTGGACATTGTGAGAGCAAATGCATTTGTTGCGGAGGCTAAG ggtGTTAATGTAGATGATGTGAATGTCCCAGTCATTGGTGGGCACTCTGGTGTGACAATTCTGCCTCTTTTGTCACAG ACTACACCCAAAGTGTCATTTACAAATGAAGAAGtggagaaactcacagatcgCATTCAGAATGCTGGCACAGAAGTGGTCAATGCCAAAGCTGGATCT GGATCTGCAACACTTTCAATGGCCTATGCTGGTACTAGATTTGTTACATCT GTTCTTGATGCTCTTAATGGCAAGAGTGGTGTTGTAGAGTGTGCATTTGTACAATCAGACATCTGTGGGACTGGTTACTTTGCTTCACCTGTTGAACTCGGG CCAAATGGTGTTAAATCAAACCTGGGAATTGGAGAGCTGTCTGACTATGAGAAAGGCAAGCTTGATGAG GTAATAACTGAACTCAAGAAAAACATCAAGAAAGGAGAGGACTTCGTGTCTGGAAAATGA
- the LOC141894585 gene encoding uncharacterized protein LOC141894585, with the protein MGYTRFLLMAIIVAMTTEKAWGYISYDVQSTIIGLMDQRGYTALQKVRLTRDNVRPIFRKDISGKAPPYYEISAGGQYYVFSASSRTGDHRLVDSGKGIRATELLNNQALTKGETCDKYYRITAVSGLYTCENSKGLLVASTYDFVSDSLVDNVNLKNKTYFYHLQKNLRLHLSKFNKEWQDLYKETKDSAEWTTEQILTEKKQHANITRYAEEALRPGSSVKVALGNRFSRVSIRVTGTGRNSSGDGEPLEEWQRRLCQVLDRVCLNGSKKINKEVIEEAPNGISYIKLSVSDDKDGVRKILQNTEVEFMIEFHVSEYGRHLLVRKRFAIDLSTNRKRRWSRWFSFSVPQEWRFPDYNQHRCCGCLSGCGPVAWAQIFAYYDRLAHFSSSSGYSKDLYRCKSGILTGSWACIAPPKMNTDVRSYVEHIRSQVDTSCILGGGATTHWDMKDSKLKSFYRSRQSGGTIHGYTSWWSSLPGIYRKWIRNKAIAAVKQGYPAIVGLWSGSGQHYAVATKYRYRYRKYRRCFLGICGRWKYKYDHELYYHMGWGGSDNGWRTAKAFSAFVAKK; encoded by the exons ATGGGATACACCAGATTCCTGTTAATGGCGATCATTGTCGCCATGACAACAGAGAAGGCCTGGGGCTACATTTCGTATGATGTCCAATCCACAATAATAGGCTTGATGGATCAGAGAGGCTACACTGCCCTGCAGAAAGTAAGGTTAACCCGAGACAATGTTCGTCCAATTTTCCGCAAGGACATCAGCGGTAAG GCTCCACCTTACTACGAAATCTCTGCTGGAGGCCAATACTACGTATTCTCCGCTAGCAGCAGAACGGGAGATCACAGGCTCGTGGATAGTGGCAAAGGAATTCGTGCGACAGAGCTATTAAACAACCAAGCCTTGACTAAAGGAGAGACGTGTGATAAGTATTATCGCATCACTGCAGTATCGGGGCTTTATACCTGTGAAAACTCTAAAGGTCTTTTGGTGGCGTCGACTTACGACTTTGTGTCCGATTCCCTG GTCGACAATGTAAACCTGAAAAACAAGACGTACTTTTATCACCTTCAAAAAAATCTGCGGCTTCATCTGTCAAAGTTTAACAAAGAATGGCAAGACCTGTACAAAGAAACCAAAGACAGTGCTGAGTGGACCACAGAACAAATCCTGACTGAAAAGAAACAGCACGCTAATATCACCAGATACGCTGAAGAAGCTTTGCGCCCGGGATCTTCTGTTAAGGTCGCCCTAGGAAACCGGTTTTCGCGTGTGTCCATCCGGGTCACTGGAACAGGAAGAAATAGCAGTGGTGATGGCGAGCCTTTAGAGGAGTGGCAAAGGCGTCTGTGCCAAGTGCTGGATAGAGTTTGTCTCAATGGATCCAAGAAGATCAACAAAGAGGTCATTGAGGAAGCTCCAAATGGCATAAGTTATATAAA GTTGTCAGTGTCAGACGACAAGGATGGTGTGAGAAAAATTCTGCAAAACACAGAAGTGGAGTTTATGATAGAATTCCATGTATCAGAATATGGCCGACATCTGCTGGTGAGGAAGAGGTTTGCCATTGATCTGAGTACAAACCGAAAGCGCCGCTGGAGCAGATGGTTCAGTTTCTCAGTACCGCAAGAATGGAGGTTCCCGGATTACAATCAGCACCGCTGTTGCGGCTGCTTAAGTGGCTGTGGTCCGGTGGCCTGGGCTCAAATTTTTGCCTATTATGACAG ACTTGCGCATTTCTCGTCAAGTTCCGGGTACAGCAAAGATCTTTACCGCTGTAAAAGTGGTATCCTAACAGGATCCTGGGCCTGTATAGCGCCACCGAAGATGAACACAGATGTGAGAAGCTATGTTGAACACATCCGAAGCCAAGTCGACACATCCTGTATTTTAGGAGGAGGAGCGACCACACACTG GGACATGAAAGACTCCAAGCTGAAGTCGTTTTACAGATCCCGTCAGAGCGGAGGTACCATCCATGGTTACACCAGTTGGTGGTCTTCTCTTCCTGGGATCTATCGCAAGTGGATCAGGAACAAAGCCATTGCCGCCGTCAAGCAGGGTTACCCAGCCATTGTGGGCCTCTGGTCTGGCAGTGGTCAGCATTATGCCGTAGCTACCAAGTATCGCTACAG ATACCGTAAATACCGCAGGTGCTTTCTTGGGATCTGTGGAAGGTGGAAGTACAAATATGACCATGAGCTGTACTATCACATGGGTTGGGGTGGATCAGATAATGGATGGCGCACAGCAAAGGCTTTCTCAGCATTTGTCGCCAAGAAGTAA